CAGCCTTTTTGCCTTACTTCCTTATCTAGTAAGCTTTTGAGTGATTTCGGCTTCTCAAATTTTTGGTTTTGATAAGCAAAATTAATCACACTAAGTACGGAAGAGCCAGTCAATCCGCCAACTGTTAGTATTAGCGCTTCTCCCACTGTAGCGACGGAAACTGGCACAGCAGGAACTTTTACGATCGCACGCACGGGTGACGCTAGCGCTGCTTTGAGTGTGAATCTGGCGATCGATTCTAGCAGTACCCTGACTAGCAATTCTGGCGGAACTTTCCCAATTGACTACAACTTTAGTGTTGCTGGTGGTGGCAGTATTTCTGGCACGGGTACAACTAGAACTTTAATTATCCCCGCCGGACAATCGTCTGTAGATTTAACTCTCACCCCAATTAACGATACTCACGCCGAGGCAGATGAAACGCTAAAACTCAATTTAGCAACAGGAGATTACAGCATCGATGCGGTTAAAAATACTGGCACGGTGACTGTTGCTGCTAACGATACGGAAGTCATCAATCTTAATGACAGCGTAAATGATTATAAGCTCACAGAAGGTTCATTGCGGCAAGCATTGCTGAATGCGATTACTTTTGCAGGCGCTGACACCATTACCTTCAGCGGTGCGGGTGCATCGGGAACCATAAATCTAGTGGATGAACTGCCAAATATTACGGGTAGTAATGCCAATAACACGACAATTGATGGCCCTGGCGCAAATATCCTCACCGTACAGCGGAGTGCAAATCCGGGAACGCCCAAGTTTGGTATTTTTACGTTTACTAACGTCACAGGTGCGATCGATGGTTTAAAGATAGCAAATGGCGATCGCATCGGTGGTAGTCCCACTAACGGTGGCGGTATCACTAACAATGCAGGCACGGTAACCATATCCGATAGCATCATTTCTAACAACAAAGCATTAATTGGCGGTGGTATCTACAACTACGGCACGATGACGGTGCGAAACAGCACTATCTCCGATAACTATGCGAGTTCCCAAATTGGCGGGATCGCTAATGCTGGCAACAACGGCGATGTTCTGACAATTATTAACAGCACCATTTCCGGTAATAAGGCAGAAGGTCGCTACGGTGGGATTGCCACTGCCAATCTTGGCACTACGATGAATTTGTTTAATAGCACCATCTACAACAACTCGGCAGGTATCGGTCAAGGTGGTGTTTATACCAACGGCACAGCAGTATATGCCAAAAACACTATTATTGCTGGAAATATTGCTCCTTCCGACCCAGATTTTAGCGGCACTCTTACTTCTGAGGGTTATAACTTAATCGGCAATTCTTCCGGCGCTTCGATTACGGGTAACACTACTGGCAATATTGTCGGCACTCCCGGCACGACCATTAACCCCAAACTCGATCCCTTGCAAAACAATGGTGGTTCGACTCCGACTCACGCTTTGCAATCTGACAGTCCTGCTATTAATGCTGGAGATCCGAGTTTTGCACCGCCGCCAAATACCGACCAACGAGGTACGGGATTCGATCGCGTTTTTGGGGGTAGGATAGACATCGGTGCTTTCGAGTCTAAGCTCACACCCGCGCTACCTCAGTTAAGTATTAACGATGTCACTGTTACCGAAGGAAATTTCGGCAGCGTTAGCGCTTTCTTCACGGTAACTTTATCGAGTAAAAGCAGTTCCAGCGTGTCGGTAAAGTACACCACCGCAGACAATACCGCTGTAGCTGGATCGGATTACAGTTTTAGCACGGGCACTATCACCTTTGCACCCAACGAAACAACCAAAACCATTTTCGTTCCCATCCAAAGTGACACCGCCTACGAAACCACAGAAAAGTTTGCCGTCACCTTGAGTAATCCCACCAATGCCGAAATTAACGACGGTGTAGGCGAAGGCACAATTATCGACAACGATAATTTTCCGACCATCACTATCAACGATATCACCGTTACTCCACCGAAAACAGGTACCGTTGATGCTGTCTTCACCGTAACTTTGTCAAATCCCAGTAGTTTTCCCATCTCGGTAGACTTCGCCACTGCCAACGATACGGCAACAACTCCAGAGGATTACGTAAATAGTTCCGGTAAACTGACTTTCGATCCCGGCCAAGTTAGCAAAACCATTCCCGTACAGGTCAAAAGTCCACCTCCACCGCCTACTCCACTCCCAAGCGAGATCCGGGGTACGAGTTGGAACGATAGCGATAAAGACGGCGTGCGAGATTTGGGAGAACCCGGACTGGCAAATAGGACTATCTTTTTGGATAAGAATCAAAACGGCATCCTAAATGCAAGTGAGACATACACTACAACTGATGCTAACGGCAATTATGCTTTCACCAACTTGATGCCGGGGGGTTATACTGTGGCCCAACTAAGCCAGGTTGGTTGGACTCAAACTTTCCCCAGCAATAGTTCTCCTTCACCTAGCGTTTTAATTCCTGTCAGCAACCGACGCGACCAAGTTTTCGATCCGACACGGAACTTACTCTACATCACTACCAGCGATGGCAAAGTGCAAAGATACAATGTGGTGACTAAAACATTGTTATCAGCTTTTAATGTGGGTACTTCGCTAAATGGTGCTGATATTACGCCTGATGGTAATTTCTTGTATGTGGCGGAAAATCAAACCAGTGGCGGACAAGGTTTCTTTCGGAAAGTCAATCTTAGTAATGGCGCGGTAACGAATATTCCTTATAATCTCGCTTTCGGTGAAGCGGGTGCTTGGGATGTTGAAATTGCTGCTAATGGTAAGGGGTTAGCTACCACCGACTACAGCGGTTCGGGTTGGACGCCACTGCGGGAACTCAATACAGCTACCGATACTTTATCGATCAGAACAGATGCGCCCGGATCGGGGTTTGGCGAAGTCAGGCAACGCACGCACATTTCTCGCAGTGCCGATCGCAGTTTCTTCTTTTTAACAGAATCGAATATATCCAGCGGCCCCATATTTACCTACGATCCGAATGGGGAAGGACAAGAAAAATTTAATCTCAATTTGAGCAATGCAACTAACGCCAACATTTTGGACGATCGAGGTGTGGGTACGATTAAGGCTGACCAATTTCCCAGTAAAGGTGAAACAAATACTTTCCACAGTAATGCTTTGTCCTCACTAAATCGCGATGGTTCGCTGATTGCATTGGAGTCTTATCCCAGCGACATAGTTATCCGCGATAAAAGCTTGAATCCTGTTAAAACGCTGACAGGATATGAAGGTGGGATGGTGTTCGATTCCAAGCGGGATATCCTCTACGCTGCTAACGTTAGTACCGATCGAATTGTGGCTTTTGATACTAATAGCTGGAATCAGTTATATACCCTCAACATCGGAGAAAATATTAATGGCGACGATTCTTTTGGTTGGAATTTTGGCAGTGGGTTAATGTCAGTTAGCGATGATGGAAAGTACCTGTTTATGTCAACGCCTTCCGGCGTGCGAATGTTCGATTTACCCCAACTCGGTAGCCACGCTGTCACGCTTGGTTCCGGACAGGTTGTGAATGCGATCGACTTTGGTAGCTCTGTATGATTGCTTTCCCGTAAAGGTTAATCGATAATACGAAGCTAAAGCAATGAAAAATGATTCCAGTTTCCGATCGGGATTCTGGATTTTTTTTCAAGAGTCGATCGAGCAAGAGATTCGCCGACTGACAACCAAAATGGTGTCAAAGCTAACCTTGCGTGTTAAAAAATTTCCATCCCTACCGATAGAGCAGGGATAAACGCTCAATCTCTACCATTGGGATAGCCACCAAAATGGCATCAAGCGAAGGAATTAAGAAAATAGACATCTAGGAGCATCAATCTATGTATAACGCCAAGGCTTACTCTGCTGCCAGTGCGACATCACCCCTAGCCTCCGATACGATCCCCAGGCGAGATCCCACCGAATACGACGTACAGATCGAAATCCTCTTCTGCGGCATCTGCCACTCCGACCTCCATTCAGTGCGTAACGAGTGGAGCAGCGCCATGCCCACTGTCTACCCGATCGTTCCCGGTCACGAGATGGTCGGTCGCGTCACCAAAGTCGGCTCGGCAGTTACCAAGTACAAACCTGGCGACAAGGCGGCGATCGGCTGTATGGTCGAATCGGATGGAACCTGCCCCCAGTGTAAAGCTGGCTTTGAGCAGTTCTGTCCAAACCTAACCCTTACCTACAACTCTCCAGACAAGCACCTGGGAGGCGTTACATACGGTGGCTACTCCGATAGCATCGTCGTCGATGAACGCTTCGTTCTGCGCGTCCCCGACCACCTCGATCTCGCTGGAACCGCCCCACTCCTGTGCGCCGGAATTACAACCTATTCACCCATCCGCCACTGGGGTGTCACCAAGGGCAAGAAAGTTGGCGTGGTCGGTCTGGGCGGACTGGGACACATGGGCGTGAAGTTCGCTCGTGCGTTCGGAGCCCACGTCGTTGTCTTCACTACTTCACCTGACAAGAAGGAAGACGCGCTCCGCCTGGGAGCCGACGAAGTGGTCGTCTCCCGCAACACCGACGAGATGCAAAAGCACGCTGGCAGTTTCGATTTCATCCTCGATACCGTCTCTGCTAAGCACGACATCGATGCTTATCTTAACCTGCTCACCCGCGACGGCAACATCACTCTTGTCGGCGCACCAGAAAAGCCTCTGGAAGTTTCGGCATTCAGCCTCATCATGGGTCGTCGCAGTCTTTCCGGCTCAAACATCGGCGGCATCGCCGAAACTCAGGAAATGCTGGATTTTTGCGGCCAGCATAACATTACCGCCGATGTTGAAGTCATCCCCATTCAGAAGGTCAACGATGCCTACGAGCGACTGCTCAAGTCTGATGTGAAATACCGCTTCGTAATTGATATGGCATCCCTGAAATCTGAATAACCGAGGTTCTACCTCGAACGGCTAACAATGCAAACGCGCAAACTTGGAAAAAGTAACTTAGAAGTCTAGGCGATCGGGCTCGGCTGTATGGGAATGAGCTTTTCCTATGGCCTGCCCAAAACAGCCAGGAGATGACCATTTTTTGAATTCAAAATTCAAAATTCAAAATTCAAAATGCTTGCATTAAAAAGAGAACTGATGCGTCAATTAAATAATTCGGCGTACAGGCTCCCACTGATTCTATGAATTAGTGGTCTAAATCAGTGGCGGGTTTCAAGCATCCACTGATTGTCATGCGTGAATCGATCGTTCACAATTTTGCAAAAGGGTAGCGCTTCTGAAGGAGAAATGATATTTGCAATAGCCGCTCTTTTTTGCCGCTCTTTTTTATACAGTTAATGGTTGGAAGAGCTAGCAAGTAGCAACAACCAGATAAAATGGGTTGAGGAGGTGCGATCGCATCCATTCTATCCCTCATTCCCTTCCCCCCACTACAATAAACATCTCCTCCAAAAGAATCTCGGCAGGCAGGATGCCTACCCGACAAGAATTTTTGCAGATGTCTAATGGTTAAAGGGAACGATCTGCCCAAACCAAACTCTACAATCAAGTGCGTTCGCATCCCCACAGACAATGCCGATCGAATCCTAGCATTGAGTTAATGTATTAAACTGGATGTAATATTATTCATCTCCCCCTCTCACACCCTGGCTTTTGCTTGCATATGGGAGTCTACAGCTATGAAATCCAGTGTTCGTGACTTTGAGATAACTAATAACGACTTAAAAGCTTTGACTGGTTTAGATAAGGATGATGTCTTGCTAGGAGGAACAGCTTTTACCGTCAAAGATTATTTCTTGAATCTTGTGAATGGAATTTTGTCTGCCAAGTTAGAAGCACCCAGAAAAGAACTGACGCTACTGATAGTGTTATGGTTATTCTCCGTGTATATTGTAGGTACTTTATCTGTACTGATTTTTGAGCGCATTATCCCCATTATTCCAGGTTGGCTGAGCAATATTATAATTGTATTGGCAGCAGTTATAACTAGCCTGACAGTGCGATGGTATTGGCTCCAAAAGTATGTTACCCCATTTGTAGGGAGCTTGGTCAAACAAGCAGAAAATTACAATCAAGTTGTTGGGGATATGCGTGCGATCGACAATCGGGAAGACGAAAATAAACAAAACTTAAATTTAAGGGATAGGCAGAAAGTAGTTGAAGCGATGGAACTGGCAAGATACGATTTGGTAAGAGCTTTTACAATCGAGAGAAAGTTCAGAAAAAATAAAGATTATGTCGATACAGAAGATGAATTATCGATAAGTAATGTAGCCACTTTGTTGCAATTGCGAGTCAGCGATCCAAATAGCGAGTATGCACGATTGCTTAATGAAACGTTACAAGTGGCAGTCAGAACGCAAGAAGAAATGAGAAAATTAAGTGGGTTGCACGATCGGCACTTAATTCAACCGTGAGCGATCGCACCCCAATCCTGGCAGTAAAAGCAGTAAAATAGTCGATGTGTTGAGCTTACTCTGCCACTCCCAGCAGTTGAAGCAGGAACGCGGTTACTCCCTTCCCGCTCAAAGAATATGTATTGCATTAGGGGGGAGTGGGGGAGAAAAGAACAACAGGTAACTTGCGATCGATCATCTTACGGCGGGAAGGGAGTAAACGATCTACCATTGATTTGGAACGCCAACACTAACCTGACCATCTCAGGCATATGTTAAAAAGCTCACATCTTGCACCCGGTCAAGAAACCGGGTTTCTTGCAAATACATAAACCTGAAATCCTAAATTTTTCATTAAGAAACCCGGTTTCTCAGGTCTTCGTCTTAATTCAACCTACAAGTTAAAGAATATACAGCCGTGCGACCAGATTTACAAGGATTGGAGATTACTAAAGGAGAACTGAAACACTTAAGTGGCGTCAGCGCCAATGCTGTCATCAGACCTCCCAAACTGCGTAAGTTTTTATCAGAAGTTCTTCATACCCTACTGCTTATATCGCTAATTTCCGTTAGTAATTTTATCCTGATTCTCGCTTTCCCAGACCATCGTTTGGTTTTAATTGCTATCCATGCCTTTTTCGGTGCGGTGTTAGTCATTCAGGATATTATCAAAATATTTTTAAGCCTAAAGCATCGCCATTTTATCAATCTTATAGATGATGTGGAACGCTTCAACATCACAATCAAAGGCATAGATATTAACGACCAGATAGAAGCTGCCGGAAATCCCGGTGTGCGTTTGCAAGATAGAGAGCGAGTAATTCAAGCTTTGAAACTAACGCGGGAAGATATAATTCGCGCCTTAAAAACAGAGAAAGTTCTCAGAGAAAACGAACAATTTATCAAAATAAACCCAGAATTATTTGCCAATAACTTGACAGCTTTAGCAGCCTTGCAAGTAGACGAACAAGCAAGCGAATACGGACGTTATTTAAACGAAGCATTTCAGATCGGTTTGAGCATACAAGACGAAATGAAAAAATTGCAAAAACAGCATATAACTGAGTAAAAGGAATTGCTTGTGCGAGCGGATTTACAGAGCTTAGAAATTAGCAAGGGAGAACTGAGGCACTTAAGCGGCATCGATCCGGATGATGTATTCAGACCATCGATGCTGCAAGATGCTGGCAAGCGATTGAGTTTTTTGGTTAACGAAATCTTGATTGCGATCGCTCTCACTCCGATCGTCGTTGGAGGGCTTTATACCTTTATAATTTTGCCAGCGATCGGCCCTTCCATTTATGTAACCATCTTGCTGCTAATTATCGTGCCAATTTCTATTTTGGCTGGCAGGTGGTTTTGGTTAAAAAAGCACAGCCCGAAATTGCTTGTCAATTTACTCGACGATATCGATCGATATCATGCCGTACTCACAGCCATAGATATTAGCGATCGCCTCGAAATAGCAGGTTCTGCCAACACCAGTTTAACCGACAGAAGCCAAGTGATCCAAGCCCTAAGATTGACGCGAGAAGACTTAATCCGCGCCTTGATGAGCGAGAAGATTTTGCGAGAAAATAAAAACTCGATCGCCGCCAATCCAGAATTGTTCAGCAATAACTTAAGATCTCTAGAAGCGATGCAAGTGAACGATCGCGCAGGCGAATACGGGCGTCTTCTCAACGAAGCATTGCAGATCGGGATCGGCGTACAAGCAGAAATGCGAAAATTGCAAAATCAGCGTTCGCGTTCACAATGACAACCAAACCCAAAATTATAGTCCTAGACGATGACCCCACCGGTTCTCAGACAGTCCACAGCTGCTTGCTGCTGACGCGCTGGGATGTCGAGACATTGCGACTGGGATTGACTGACGACTCGCCCATCTTCTTTGTACTCACCAATACCAGGGCGCTTACCCCAGAAGAAGCCGCTGATGTGACGCGGGAAGTCTGCCACAACCTCAAATTAGCATTAGAATCTGAGCAGATTCAGGATTTCCTCGTTGTCAGCCGTTCCGACTCCACCCTGCGGGGACACTACCCAGTCGAAACCGATGCGATCGCCGCAGAACTCGGCCCCTTTGACGCTCATTTCCTCGTACCAGCCTTTTTTGAGGGAGGAAGATTCACCCGCGACAGCGTGCATTATTTGATTGTCAACGGTGTCCCAACGCCAGTCCACGAAACCGAATTTGCCCGCGATTCCGTTTTTGGCTATCACCACAGTTATTTGCCCGATTATGTAGAAGAAAAGACAAAAGGCAGAATTGAAGCAGATGCCGTAGAGAGATTTTTGCTGGCAGATATTCGCAGCGGCAGTCAGGAAAGACTGATGAAACTGGCAGATAATCAATGTGGCGTTGTGGATGGCGAAACTCAAGCTGACTTAAAT
This region of Aerosakkonema funiforme FACHB-1375 genomic DNA includes:
- a CDS encoding NAD(P)-dependent alcohol dehydrogenase; amino-acid sequence: MYNAKAYSAASATSPLASDTIPRRDPTEYDVQIEILFCGICHSDLHSVRNEWSSAMPTVYPIVPGHEMVGRVTKVGSAVTKYKPGDKAAIGCMVESDGTCPQCKAGFEQFCPNLTLTYNSPDKHLGGVTYGGYSDSIVVDERFVLRVPDHLDLAGTAPLLCAGITTYSPIRHWGVTKGKKVGVVGLGGLGHMGVKFARAFGAHVVVFTTSPDKKEDALRLGADEVVVSRNTDEMQKHAGSFDFILDTVSAKHDIDAYLNLLTRDGNITLVGAPEKPLEVSAFSLIMGRRSLSGSNIGGIAETQEMLDFCGQHNITADVEVIPIQKVNDAYERLLKSDVKYRFVIDMASLKSE
- a CDS encoding Calx-beta domain-containing protein; this encodes MNLAIDSSSTLTSNSGGTFPIDYNFSVAGGGSISGTGTTRTLIIPAGQSSVDLTLTPINDTHAEADETLKLNLATGDYSIDAVKNTGTVTVAANDTEVINLNDSVNDYKLTEGSLRQALLNAITFAGADTITFSGAGASGTINLVDELPNITGSNANNTTIDGPGANILTVQRSANPGTPKFGIFTFTNVTGAIDGLKIANGDRIGGSPTNGGGITNNAGTVTISDSIISNNKALIGGGIYNYGTMTVRNSTISDNYASSQIGGIANAGNNGDVLTIINSTISGNKAEGRYGGIATANLGTTMNLFNSTIYNNSAGIGQGGVYTNGTAVYAKNTIIAGNIAPSDPDFSGTLTSEGYNLIGNSSGASITGNTTGNIVGTPGTTINPKLDPLQNNGGSTPTHALQSDSPAINAGDPSFAPPPNTDQRGTGFDRVFGGRIDIGAFESKLTPALPQLSINDVTVTEGNFGSVSAFFTVTLSSKSSSSVSVKYTTADNTAVAGSDYSFSTGTITFAPNETTKTIFVPIQSDTAYETTEKFAVTLSNPTNAEINDGVGEGTIIDNDNFPTITINDITVTPPKTGTVDAVFTVTLSNPSSFPISVDFATANDTATTPEDYVNSSGKLTFDPGQVSKTIPVQVKSPPPPPTPLPSEIRGTSWNDSDKDGVRDLGEPGLANRTIFLDKNQNGILNASETYTTTDANGNYAFTNLMPGGYTVAQLSQVGWTQTFPSNSSPSPSVLIPVSNRRDQVFDPTRNLLYITTSDGKVQRYNVVTKTLLSAFNVGTSLNGADITPDGNFLYVAENQTSGGQGFFRKVNLSNGAVTNIPYNLAFGEAGAWDVEIAANGKGLATTDYSGSGWTPLRELNTATDTLSIRTDAPGSGFGEVRQRTHISRSADRSFFFLTESNISSGPIFTYDPNGEGQEKFNLNLSNATNANILDDRGVGTIKADQFPSKGETNTFHSNALSSLNRDGSLIALESYPSDIVIRDKSLNPVKTLTGYEGGMVFDSKRDILYAANVSTDRIVAFDTNSWNQLYTLNIGENINGDDSFGWNFGSGLMSVSDDGKYLFMSTPSGVRMFDLPQLGSHAVTLGSGQVVNAIDFGSSV